The genome window GCCATCGCATGGATGTACCGCAGAACCTGTGCAAGGGTGCGGCCGGGGTCGCCTTTTTCGATCAGCACGGCGGTGGAGCGCGAGACGCCCGCGCGCGCGGCGACGTCGGCCTGGCGCAGCTTCAGCCCCTGGCGCAATTGGGTGATCCGTTCGCCCAGCAATCGTGCCTCGGTCACC of Pigmentiphaga sp. H8 contains these proteins:
- a CDS encoding helix-turn-helix domain-containing protein, giving the protein MKRDETPLLPDGRVTEARLLGERITQLRQGLKLRQADVAARAGVSRSTAVLIEKGDPGRTLAQVLRYIHAMAPDVSLLTLLSGEAPALIALHARKLPQRVRAATRNELRDLDF